The DNA sequence GCGGACCGGTCGGCCGGCCCCCGGGCGGGCGCCGGGAACGAACGGGCCGGACCGGCGGCGGGCGGACGTCCGCGTCCTGGTCGTGACCGGGGAGCGGGGCTGCGGCCGGACCGCCCTCCTCGAGCACGCGGCACTCCGCTTCGACGCGGGTCCTGTGCTCCGAGTGCCGGGCGGCGCACCGCGGCCCCACGGCCCGTACGGCATCCGGCAGGCCCTGTCCGAGGCGGCGGCGCGGGCCGGCTGCCCGTCCGCCGAGGGGCCGGACACCGCGACGGCGCCCGACGCGCTGCTCCACATCCTGCGGGCCGCGGCCCGGCGGGCGCCGGTTCTGGTGTGTGCCGACGACGCGCACCTGTGGGACCCGGCGTCCCGCGCGGCACTCGGCCAGGTGGCGCGGCATCTGCACACCGCGGGCCCGGTGGGGCTGATCCTGGCGGTGGCCGGACCGCGCTCGGTGGACCGCGACCTGACCGGGCTGCCGGTGGTGCACGTGGGCCCGCTGTCCCGGGCCCGGTCCGCCGCGCTGCTGTACGACCTCGTCGGCCCGTCGGTGGACCCGGCCGTCCGTGACGCGCTGCTGGAGGAGGCCGAGGGGAATCCGGCCCTGCTGACCGCCCTGGCCCGTCGTCTGTCCGCCGCCGAGCTGTGCGGGCGCCGCCCGCTGCCGCGGCCGTTGGCGGACGCGGATCTGCTGGCCTCGATGGTCGGGGGCATCCCGGGCGGGTCGGCTCCCGGTGCCGACGCCCTTCAGCTGACCGTGGCGGCGGCGCTGCGCGAGCCGGAGCAGCCCGACGCCGATGCCGATGTCGTGCTGCGGGCCGTGGCACGGCTGCGGGGCGGCGCGGACATCGGGCCCCCGCCCCAGACGCTGCTGTGGGCGGACGGCCGGGTCCGGTTCGCCGACACGCTGACCCGCAGGGCCGTGTACGCGGCGGCGGACCCGGAGCGGCGCCGCGCCGCCCACCGGGCCTTGGCCGCTGTGCTGGCGGGCGACGGCCGCCGGCTGCTCGGGCTGCTGCACCGCGCCTGGTCCGCGACCGGTCCCGCGCCCCGGACGGCGACCGCGTTGGCGGACGCCGCCGAGGCGGGGGTGTCCGGCCCGCATCGGCTGCGTTCGGCGGCGTACGCCAGGGCCGCCGAGCTGACGACGGACGAGCGGACCAGGGCGGAGAGATACACGGCCGCCGCCGAGCAGGCGTCCTGCGCGGGCCGTCCGCACCAGGCCCTGCGGCTGGTCGCGGCGGCCCGCGGCGGTGCGGCGCCGGCCGCGGTGCACGGCCGCGCGGAACTGGTCCGGGGGGCCACGCTGCTGCGCGACGGTCCCGTGGCCGATGCCCGCGAGTCCTTCCTGCTGGCCGCTTCCCTGCTCGACGCCGACCTGCCCGCCCTGGCCACGGCCGCCGTGCTGGCCGCCGCCGACGCCGCGTGGGCGGCCGGCGATGTGACGGGCTGCCGGCGCGTACTCGACTCGGCGGTCTCCGCGCGGGTGCGTGCGCCGGGGCGACGTGATCCGGACGACGGCCACCGGGCGGTGCCCCGCGACACAGCGGTGCCCCGCGCTACGGTGCCCCGCCCTACGGTGTTCTGTGATGCAGCGCGGGACGACCCGGCACCCGGCGCCGGGCCCCGCCCGAGAAGCGTGCGCGCGCCAGGAGGCCACGGGAGCCACATGGCGGAACCGACCGCACCTCACCGGGACCCGGTGCACGACTACCGTCTCGGCATGCGGGCCGCCCTCGACGGACACTTCGACCGCGCCGCGCCCTCGCTGACCCGCGTACTGGAGAGCGCCGCCGGACCGGCCCACGACCCCGTGAGCCCGCTGCGCGCGGCGGCGGCCGCCCTGCTGCTGGGCGAGGTGGACGAGGCCGGCCGGGCCGCCACCAGGGCGCTGGTGGCCGCGCGGGCCCGGGGCCACGCCGCGATGGTGCCGCAGGCGCTGGAGTACCTGGCCTACGCCGAGTTGCGGGCGGGGCGGCACGCACAGGCCCGCGCGCACGCCGAGGAGGGGCTCCGGGCGGCGGAGCGGACCGAACAGCGCAATGCGGCGGCCCACCATCACGCGGTGCTGGCCCTGGCCGCCTCCATCGAGGGGGAAGAGGCGGCCGTCTCGCACCATGTGCGGGCGGCGCTGGCCACGGCCCGGCGCCACGGGCTGGCGCAGGCGGCCACCCTCGCCCAGTGGGCGGCGGCCCGCGCCGACCTGGGACGCGGCCGTCCGCTGGAGGCCGCCGACCGGCTCGGGCCCCTGGTGCGGCCGGGGCCCCGGCGCGGGCACTTCGCGGTGTGGATGCTGGCCGTGCCCTGCTTCGTCGAGGCGGCGGCGCTCGCCGGGCGGCCGGAGCAGGCCAGGGCGGTGGTGGAGGACTTCGCCCGGTGGGCGGCGTGTGGCGCGGACCCGCAGGCCCCCGCCCAACTGCTGCGCTGCCGCGCGCTCCTGGCCCCCGTGGACCGTGCGGACAGCCTGTACCTGACCGCTCTGGCGCTGCACGACGAGGCGGGCGGCGAGTTCGAGGCGGGCCGCACCGAGCTGAGTTACGGCAAGTGGCTGCGCCGGCGCCGCAGGCCGCGCGAAGCGCGCACCAGGCTCGGGTCGGCGCTGGTGGCCTTCGAGCGCTGCGGTGCCCGTGCGTGGGCGGACCAGACGGAGGCGGAGTTGCGGGCGAACGGGGCGGCCGCGAAGGGAGTGACCGCGAGGGGGACGGCCGGCGCCGGAGCGGGCGCGTGCCCGGAGCTGGCGGGCCTGACGCCGCAACAGCTGCGCATCGTCCGGTACGTGGCCGAGGGTGCCACCAACCGCGAGGTCGCCCGGAGCATGTCCGTCAGCCCCCGCACCGTCGACTACCACCTGCGCAACGTCTTCGCCACGCTCGGGATCCGCTCCCGGGTGGAGCTCGCCCTCTTGGTCGAGCAGGCCGAGAAGACCGGTGCACCGCTCTAGGGACCGACCGGACGGTATGCCATGCTTCGGTGCGGGGCCAGTGGGGTGAGGCATCTGGACGGGGTCACCGCCGTGGTGCGGCTCGCCCCCGCCCGGCCTCAGGGAGCACCCGACGCGTATCCTCGCCGGGCCGCCGAACCGACCACGAGCCCCACAACACCTCTGGAGTAGCTTCCCGATGGCAGATCATCCGCCTGCCGAGCACCTGCGTCTGGACATCGCCGACCACGTCGCGACCCTGACCATCGACCGGCCCGCCAAGCGCAACGCCATGACCTTGGGCATGTGGTCGTCCTTCCCCCCGCTGCTGCGGAAGGCCGCCGATGACGAGCGCGTCAAGGTCCTGATCGTGCGCGGCACACCGCACTTCTCCGCCGGCGCCGACATCGGCGAGTTCGGCACCGTCCGCAGCGGGGCAGCGGGCGGACGCCACTACAACGAGGTGGTGGACGCGGCGGAGACCGCGCTCGCCTCGTTCCCCAAGCCCACCATCGCCGCCGTGAGCGGGTACTGCATCGGCGGCGGCTGCGAACTGGCCATCGCCTGCGACCTGCGGATCGCCGCCCGGGACGCCCGGCTGGCCATCACACCGGCCAAGGTGGGACTCGTCTACACCCACCAGTCCACCAAGGCGCTGGCCCAGCTGGTCGGACCGGCCTGGGCCAAGCAGATCCTGTTCACCGGCGAGCAGCTCGACGCGGCGCAGGCCCTGCGCATCGGCCTGGTCAACGAGGTCGTCGACGATCTCGACGCCCGGGTCGGCGAGCTCGCCCGCACGATCGCCGGCCGCGCCCAGCTCACCGTGCGCGCCGCCAAGACCATCCTGCGCCGCATCCAGGACGGCGCCGACACCGAGGACGAGGCCGTACGCGCCCTGTACGACGCCGGTTACGAGAGCGCCGACTACGCGGAGGGCGTCGCGGCCTTCGCCGCCAAGCGGCAGCCCCGGTTCTCCTGACCCTCCTGACCCTCCTGAGCCGGATCCCGCCGGTACCGGATCCCGCCGGGGCCGAAGGCCGCCAGTAACCCACTCCCGCCCAGCACGCACCCCTGGAGCAGCGATGAAGATCACCGGAGCAGTCCTGGAGGACATCGGGCGCCCCGCGCCCTACCAGCGCTCCCGTCCCCTGTCCATCAGCGAGCTGGACCTCGCCGCGCCCGGCCCGCAGGAAGTCCTCGTCCGTGTCGAGGCCGCCGGCCTGTGCCACTCCGACCTGTCGGTCGTCGACGGCAACCGGGTCCGCCCCACCCCCATGCTCCTGGGGCACGAGTCCGCGGGCATCGTCGAGGAGGTCGGCAGCGCCGTTACCGATCTCGCGCCGGGGCGGCGCGTCACCATGACGTTCCTGCCGCGGTGCGGTCACTGCGCGGCGTGCGCCACGGGCGGCCTCATCCCCTGCCAGCCGGGCTCCGTCGCCAACAACGCGGGCACGCTGCTCGCCGGTGAGGTACGGCTGCGCCGCGGCGACGAGAAGGTGCTGCATCACCTCGGTGTCTCCGGTTTCGCCACGCACACCGTCGTGGACCGCCGCTCGGTGGTCCCGGTCGACGCCGATATCCCCCCGGAGGTCGCCGCCGTCCTGGGGTGCGCGGTACTCACCGGCGGTGGCGCGGTGGTCAACGCGGGCAAGCCACGGCCCGGTGACACCGTGGTGATCGTCGGCTTGGGCGGAGTCGGCATGGCGGCCCTGCTCACGGCCCTGAGCGAGCCCGAGGTGACCGTGATCGCCGTCGACAGCCTCCGGGCCAAGCTGGACCGCGCGCTGGAGCTGGGCGCACAGGCCGCGCTCACCCCCGCCGAGGCGCTGGAATCCGGGGTGCGAGGCGCCGTCGTGATCGAGGCGGCGGGCAACGCGCGCGCCTTCGAATCCGCCGTGGAACTGACCGCTCCGGGCGGCCGCACCGTCACGGTGGGCCTGCCCTCCCCTGACGCCCGCTCCGCCATCTCCCCGCTCGGCCTCGTCGCCGAAGGCCGCTCCATCATCGGCAGCTACCTGGGATCCGCCGTTCCCGCCCGCGACATCCCCGTCTTCATCGAACGATGGCGCACCGGCCGCCTCCCGGTGGAGGAACTGATCTCCTCCCGCATCCGCCTCGAGGAGATCAACGAGGGCCTGGACGAGCTCGCGGCAGGGCGCGCGGTGCGCCAGGTGATCACCTTCGACGGCGGGGGAACCCGGTGAGCCGGCCTCCCGCGGACCGCGATCCGCTTCCCGGACACTTCGCCGCCACCCGTGTCTTCCCGACGCGATGGGCCGACAACGACATGTACGGCCACATGAACAACGCGGTCTACTACCAGCTGTTCGACACCATGATCAACGGATGGCTGGCCACACATGCCGCCGTCGATCCCATGGGGAGCACGGCGCTCAATCTCGTGGTCGAGTCCGGCTGCCGGTTCTTCTCCGAGGTCGGTTTCCCCGACGATGTCCTGGTCGGCCTGAACGTCGCCCGGCTGGGCAACAGCAGCGTCACCTACGCGCTCGGCCTCTTCTCACTCCCCCGCCGCCCCGGCACCGGCGCCGGTTCCGATACCGACGCCGACGCCGATGCCCCGACGCTCGCGGCACTGGGGAACTGGGTGCACGTCTACGTCGATGCCAAGACCCGCCGGCCGACGCCGATCCCGGCCTCGGTCAGGGCCGCACTCACCCCCCTGGTCAGGGAGCCGCGCCCCTGAGCGCCGGTCTCGGGGCAGCGTCCCGGCCCCCGCCGGAGGCGCCCGTGGCCCATCGGCGGTAGGCGGCGGCCCGGTCCCAGGCGTCCTCCCAGACACCGCTGGGCGCGCGGGAGACGCCGCATGCCGCCACGAAGTGGAGCAGCAGTGTCTTCGAGGGCATCCGCTCACCGCGGAGGACCGCCCCGACGGTGCTGTGCGGCAGGAGGGTCACTCCGTACGAGGTGGCCCGGTCCTCCAGCTCCCGCAGG is a window from the Streptomyces luomodiensis genome containing:
- a CDS encoding helix-turn-helix transcriptional regulator, whose protein sequence is MTGDWTAGTAPPLYGRSSQRQAVAALLDRVRASGADRPRTGRPAPGRAPGTNGPDRRRADVRVLVVTGERGCGRTALLEHAALRFDAGPVLRVPGGAPRPHGPYGIRQALSEAAARAGCPSAEGPDTATAPDALLHILRAAARRAPVLVCADDAHLWDPASRAALGQVARHLHTAGPVGLILAVAGPRSVDRDLTGLPVVHVGPLSRARSAALLYDLVGPSVDPAVRDALLEEAEGNPALLTALARRLSAAELCGRRPLPRPLADADLLASMVGGIPGGSAPGADALQLTVAAALREPEQPDADADVVLRAVARLRGGADIGPPPQTLLWADGRVRFADTLTRRAVYAAADPERRRAAHRALAAVLAGDGRRLLGLLHRAWSATGPAPRTATALADAAEAGVSGPHRLRSAAYARAAELTTDERTRAERYTAAAEQASCAGRPHQALRLVAAARGGAAPAAVHGRAELVRGATLLRDGPVADARESFLLAASLLDADLPALATAAVLAAADAAWAAGDVTGCRRVLDSAVSARVRAPGRRDPDDGHRAVPRDTAVPRATVPRPTVFCDAARDDPAPGAGPRPRSVRAPGGHGSHMAEPTAPHRDPVHDYRLGMRAALDGHFDRAAPSLTRVLESAAGPAHDPVSPLRAAAAALLLGEVDEAGRAATRALVAARARGHAAMVPQALEYLAYAELRAGRHAQARAHAEEGLRAAERTEQRNAAAHHHAVLALAASIEGEEAAVSHHVRAALATARRHGLAQAATLAQWAAARADLGRGRPLEAADRLGPLVRPGPRRGHFAVWMLAVPCFVEAAALAGRPEQARAVVEDFARWAACGADPQAPAQLLRCRALLAPVDRADSLYLTALALHDEAGGEFEAGRTELSYGKWLRRRRRPREARTRLGSALVAFERCGARAWADQTEAELRANGAAAKGVTARGTAGAGAGACPELAGLTPQQLRIVRYVAEGATNREVARSMSVSPRTVDYHLRNVFATLGIRSRVELALLVEQAEKTGAPL
- a CDS encoding enoyl-CoA hydratase-related protein, giving the protein MADHPPAEHLRLDIADHVATLTIDRPAKRNAMTLGMWSSFPPLLRKAADDERVKVLIVRGTPHFSAGADIGEFGTVRSGAAGGRHYNEVVDAAETALASFPKPTIAAVSGYCIGGGCELAIACDLRIAARDARLAITPAKVGLVYTHQSTKALAQLVGPAWAKQILFTGEQLDAAQALRIGLVNEVVDDLDARVGELARTIAGRAQLTVRAAKTILRRIQDGADTEDEAVRALYDAGYESADYAEGVAAFAAKRQPRFS
- a CDS encoding acyl-CoA thioesterase, which translates into the protein MSRPPADRDPLPGHFAATRVFPTRWADNDMYGHMNNAVYYQLFDTMINGWLATHAAVDPMGSTALNLVVESGCRFFSEVGFPDDVLVGLNVARLGNSSVTYALGLFSLPRRPGTGAGSDTDADADAPTLAALGNWVHVYVDAKTRRPTPIPASVRAALTPLVREPRP
- a CDS encoding alcohol dehydrogenase catalytic domain-containing protein, with the protein product MKITGAVLEDIGRPAPYQRSRPLSISELDLAAPGPQEVLVRVEAAGLCHSDLSVVDGNRVRPTPMLLGHESAGIVEEVGSAVTDLAPGRRVTMTFLPRCGHCAACATGGLIPCQPGSVANNAGTLLAGEVRLRRGDEKVLHHLGVSGFATHTVVDRRSVVPVDADIPPEVAAVLGCAVLTGGGAVVNAGKPRPGDTVVIVGLGGVGMAALLTALSEPEVTVIAVDSLRAKLDRALELGAQAALTPAEALESGVRGAVVIEAAGNARAFESAVELTAPGGRTVTVGLPSPDARSAISPLGLVAEGRSIIGSYLGSAVPARDIPVFIERWRTGRLPVEELISSRIRLEEINEGLDELAAGRAVRQVITFDGGGTR